The Cryptococcus gattii WM276 chromosome D, complete sequence region AAGCTGCGTCGCGACTGCGCGCCAAGAAGTTGACCGGTGGTAAAATCAGTAAGGGCACCGAGTCAAGAGCACACTCAAAGAAGGATGCGGCATAGGTGAACGGGGACGAAAGCACAAGCAAGACGCCTTCCCAACCGCTGGACTCTCGATGTCTCTCGAGGCAAGAAGGTCGTCCTCAGCAGCTTCGATTGATAATAGTAGTAGTAATTCACCAATCACAAGCAGTCTTACGTGGATCGAAACTTTGACATTCTCTATTGGTCAACGATATATCGATTATACATAACCCGCAAGGCGGCCGCCGGTTTTCGCACGAAAATCATTCACCAACTACGTGATTCGTCATTGATAATTATAGTCGTTATTTATTACATGTTTCTGGTTGGCCTGTGCtgaaaaaagaaaaaaatGAAAGTGACGAGTATCTGATGGCCGGAGTCAGTTAGTAATGACGCTAGAATACGTATTACATCCCGCAAGCCCTTTTCGAATTGGAGGACGGGGAGTCGAATAGCGGTGGCAAGTATCACGGTCAAACGATGAGCAGCAAGGACATTTACGTCTTAAAAACAACGGACTCCATTTTTCTTCAATGCCACATACTAACATTTACTATGGTACGTATACCGAAGTTATTCGCTGGTTGTCATAGTCCAAGGTTCACCGGCCCACTGCCTCTCAGGGACACCAAGCTCAATGAGTTTGGAGAATGCTTTAGAGAAGCTATGTTCGGGTCAACGACTGCCAGCAAAATCTTCATCACAGTCGGGCACTCACTCGTTAAAGAACTTCTCTTCGTCGTTTGCATAGATGTCAACGTATTTCTTGAAGGACTTGTCCTTGACGAGCGCCATATCCGTACTGTATGAATGTATCAACATTGAGCTCAGATGTTCGGCGTGTCGGGCGATTCTGGTTTGAGAACTTACGGAAGCATCATCAAAGTCTTTGTCTTCTTGTCCTCGTACTGGGCAGGTCCGTTCCTGTTGATACTACGATGAGACGATTGATCGTTTCCGGTTGACTGATAGAGTACTCACCATTTCCTCCACTGCCAAGGCTCGTCgcgaagaagagcaaaGTATTGGTTGGAAAAGGTGACAGGGGAGAAAGTCCAAGGACCGTCAAAGCCAGATCGAGCTAAAAATCGCGTCAGACGCTCCCCATGTTGATCGCTGAAAAAACATACTAGTATGACATCTTCCCATGGCGTGAGCGCCGCTGAGGGCTACAATTTCTTGGTCATTAAATCTATTGCATATCGTTAGTTTTCCGGCTCTTCTTTTGGTAGCCTTGGCGACTCACCCCATGCGGTTGAAGATAAACCTCAGATGGTCTTGAGCCTGAGTGGCATCAGGCAGCCTACCATCGGGAGTGACTTGAGCGGCGTAACCGTCAATTCTACCAGGCCTCCAAGGGATGGTAGGTCCGCCCGACTCCTGAACGGCACAGACACCACCGAGAGTCCACAAGTCCCCGTAGGAGATCCAGGGGAACTCCTTCTTGATCTTTTCCATATGTTCCCTGGCAACGTTCTTTGATATGTGTGAGCCAAGGCATCTATCTATTTAGATTAACACTCACAAGGCCATTGTTCGCGCTGTGGTCGGACTCTGGCTTGAACCTCATGGTAGCATAGTTCGAGCCTCCACTTCCATCCTCTTTGTTATAGGTTCCGGAGGAGTGCCAAGCCAAGCGAATAAGGACGGGGGCCAAAGAGCCATCTGAGATTTCCTCATCAGTCACCGTGTGTTCGGTACCGCATCCCCGAGTGGTTGAAAACTAACCGTCGTAaccctccttctcaagAGTTTCGGCAATCCGGTTGTAGACTTTCTGATAGTCATCCTTGCCTCTTCTGAGACCTGTCTTGGCCTCAACCGTGGCAACAGCCCCACGTACTGCAGTGTCCGCTTTACCGGTGGAATCACGCGCGGTTGCGCCAGAGCTGTAGAAGTAGTATGCAGCACCTGCAGCAGCAATACCGAAACCTGCGAGGAGATAACCGGTGTTAGAGGATCGTTGAGGAGATGGTTTACCCTGCGCTTGTTCAGTAAAATACTATAGTCAAGGCTAATAAGCTGCTTACAAGTTCTGGTCCACCCTCAGTTGCAAATCGCCTTCGGATAACCTGAGAACGCAGGTTCAACGCCTGACCGGCTCGTCGGCCAACGGTGGATCGCAACAAGTTGGGAGCTCTGAAAGACATGGTGATATGACTGTACGGGCAATTGAAGATTTAAAAGGTCATGGGAACAGTATGAACAATGAGGGGAGGGCAAGTATATATAGTGCGGGATCTGCCTGAGAATTGGGCTGGCCGTGATTCGTCGGCGATATATCAACTTAGCCTGCTGATTCACCCGAGTTTCTCCCATTTTTACCCTTTTCGGAAAGCGGCTGCGAACATGTCATGTGCGCCCGCGCTTGTGACTGTTTGACGTGCTTATTCATATTATTCATCCTGCTCATTGTTGACCCTTTTTCATGTTCCGTGTCGGATTAATCAGCATGCAAGTAGAGAGACGAGATGGGGAGAAGATCCTAGCTTTACAGGCTTATCGCGCCAAGTAATGCGCATTGATAGACATTTATGGAGGATCATACTGCTGGGGCCTGTATCTGGAGCCTGCATCGcttctctcctcatcatcgctCAAGTACCAAGTCTTTCGAGTCACAAAAGGCACAAAAGAGATGCAGGACGCAGAGTGCAGAGCAAATCTGTCCGTGATTCCCTCAGATCTCTCGCTAATATTTGTCGGTAATCGCTATTCGCGATTTTTCCTTAATCATCAATTGTTCCCTGATGTTATTCCTTGCTGCTTACTCGTCGGCCGATGCTTGTTCCTCGCGTGGCGTGTTTCTTACAGTTCCATGTTTGGAAATGAGCGAGAAAACGGGACAATGGCCGTAGTATGATGTAGACGACACCACCGCGCTATTTTTACCCACTCTTTTGAAGGTGATATCTGGAATTATGAGCAGGGTAGGCACTGTAAAGTGGTCATTCAGAAGGCAGGTGGAGCGGATGTATGGTGAGACATGATGAGCAATGTAGAACGAATCATAATCTATTGAATGAAATTTGATTTATATAAAATTCAACTGTCATACATCGCCATATTTCTAACACACGCAGCAACTAAAACCTATCGGACGCTCAATATTGATTTAATATTGATTTAGGCCCGAGTAGGACAATATATCCAACTGTAGCTACTGCTTTCAACCATTCGCTTTCGCCTGCTCATGTAATATTCGCCACACTTACCTAAAAGGTGGCATCACTTCGCTTTCACTAGCCGGTCGACTGTCAATATGACTCATATAGGACCATCGCCCATTTAATATAGCTGCCCAAAAGTTTTCCTAGAGTAGGTAACAGAGACCAATGATTTGCCGTCATTGGTGAATCCGGAAGCATGTCCATGCTCATGCCTTGCAGTCCCATCAGTGGCAATGTCTTGTACATCATAGCCGTCCCCTCCGCCCTCAAGCATACGCCGGCATGTCTCTCCGATATCGCCTCCTTGCAAAATGAAACGATGGAAATCCACTGTGGCCTGTCGAGAAAGAATAATGGAAAGTTTAGACTCCGCAGGAGCAGTATCCCTACGAGGATAATGGATTTCAGGTTCAGAGGTTGCGATGTCGATAATGCTCCCATCGTATTGAGAGAGTTCGTCTGCAGTAATGAGGCCAGCGGGTCGATACTCTTTTTCAGGACGGTAGGTGGTGCCATTGCGGCTGACTCTAGTCAGATACAAGTCTCTCAAGGATTGAAACCTCCTGTTATCGACCTCAGACCAGCCAGACACAGGGTACATTCGGCTGTCTTGAGGTGACATAATTGATGGATTGGTTCCCATCTCTTCAGAAGCAGTCCTGTTGCTGAGTTCGATCAGTGGTTTCAAAAGAGCTTTGCTGTAGGGAATGAGCTCGGTCGACCGTCCTTCTTCCGATAACAAGCTGCCTCCTTGGATTGACTCATCCCATTCAAGCCGGCCAAGTAAGTAGAGTTCCTTCGCACTAACACCAGCATTCTCATTACTAAGAATTCCGTCGGCATTACCCTATAAAACAGTTCCAAGTCAGCCCGCAAACGGAAGACTCATTTCGCAAAGTCTGTCGAATTGACAAAATACAGATCCTAAACGTACCTTCGATCggaaagatgatgaagtACTATGTTGTAGGAGGATGTCCGCGAGAACTTGAGATAGCTCACCCTCAAATCTTTTATCCAATGCCTTCAGCTGCGGACCCATGGCCAGCAATTCCAACGATGCTTGGCTTGCTTCGGCATACGCGGCTGGATCTAGTGAGTCCAAGTATCGGTGAAGTTCTCCAGGGTTGAAATTGGTCCCATCATCACCGCCACTGCTGTCATCTTGTTGGAAAATTTGAGAATAGATATCCCTAGCTGTTCTCACCGTGAAGGGCAAGTACGTCGATCCCCCAGCTTCAAGGAGGCGCTTGCCAGCATCGAGAGCATGCTCTATAGTGGCGGTATCACCCTCCTCGTATCGCGTCCTTGGTTGGTGATATTGCAGTGCTGATGATTGGTTATCACCACTATATTGGTCATTTACTGTTGCGGCAGCAGTAGTTGTAATGGGAAAACCTATTGTAGGAACAGACATAATGATGGTTCagctgatgatgaagaatgATAGTAGAAGGGCACAAGAACAGTTGATGTACAATATAAGCCGCTCACCTCCTCTTCAAGAAGCTCGTAGTGTTGTCGCTTGTGGTGTCGGATCATTGATGCATCGGGTTCATCCTTTGTTTTGCGCCTTCTTGGGGGCAGAACTGAAAAAGAACTGAATGGATAGGCCACAACGCGGAAACCCCATTCTTTATGACGTCGGGGAGCGGAGGATGACTGTGGGGGTGACCGTTGTGTAATCGATTTAAATGGAACGAGGAGCATTCCATTGGGGCGACTGTCAGTTGGCCATCTCTATTTTCTTTTGCACAGGCTTGTCTTCACAGTGCAAAAAAGTGATATAAATGCAAAGTCATTTGAGGCGACTTGGTTGGAAGTTGTGGAAGCCAATACATATATGTTATCACGCATGAAATCTCTCTAGATTCATGGTCGAACGGTGAAGAAACCATGAAACAGCCGATCAAAAGCAGATATAGGACTCTCTCTCAAGCTGACTACTTCTTTCCCTTACCTTTAAcccctttcttcttccccttaTCTAAGTTGACCTTGGCAGGTTTCGCCCTCATTCCTTCGTGTGacttctttccctcacTGTCGAATGCGCTTCCCTTCCCTCCAGTTACTCTTTTCGCTTTACCACccttcttgtccttgcccttgccgGCTTTGTCCAGTCTGGGTTGAGATTCGGTAATTTTCCTGGGAAGAGCATTCTTCTTAGCAGCTCGGATGCCCATTTCAGTCTTTCGAGCAGCAGCGGCATCGGCAGCATCCTCTTCAATGGCCATCTTGCGCCTCTTGAGACGACGAGAAAGCCCATCGTACTTGCCTCGCTTGAGTTTCTCTTTTTCTGTTTCTGTAGATTTGTCCTTAGACGGGAAGGAACCGACGTAGGCGTCTTTGCCGGCATCTATTCAACATGACCAGATTAGTCCAAGACGTATAAGAAAATCAAAAACAGTAGACAATATACGTACTCTTTGAAGCTTGCTTTTCCTTTCCAGACTGGAACCAAGTTCTAGCGGGCCTTGAAAAGATTTCAGCCTCATGCTCAACCATATTCTGCCCCTTCTTAATTTCCATGTCTGCTTGTCGGAGCTAGATACTTTTTCAGCACTGCTTTAGAAACAGAAATTATGATCCTCACAAGtttttcctccttctcctccttcaaGATTTCCTGAATGTCGTCCTTGAATCCTTCAAGCTTCTCTTTCATGGCAGTTACAGCTTCACTAGGTATGATCCTATGCCTCACCTGGTCCGCCTCTGCCTGCTTGATAGCGGCCTTCAGCATCTTCCTATCAGCTTCGCCAACCAAAGAGATAGAGCGACCCTTGCGGCCAGCACGGGCAGTACGTCCAACTCGATGAGTATACTGAGCGAGTTGACCAGGCATGTCATAATTAATAACTGTTTCAACACCCTTGATATCAAGACCACGAGATGCCAGATCGGTCGCAAGGAGATAATCGACAGTGCTAGCTTTAAAGTCATTGAGGGCTTGGAGACGCTATGACGATGTTTAGCTTAATTCCTATACGGGACTTGCTGGGAAGACTCACCTGTTCTTGTGTGAGATTACCGTGAAGCTCTGCCGCTTTCAAGCCGAACAACCCGAAAACGATCCTCATTTGGTGAGCAAGGGCTTTACTCCTGAAAAAGATGATACATTTTTCCCTGATTGTCCTCTTACATAGTGCCAACAAACTGGGAGATCTCGAATCGTCCGAACGGATTCTGACAAACTCTTGGGTCAGTCCCTTGGCGGTGTTGCGCTTGGGATCAACAAAGACTCGGATAGGTTTATCCAAAGAAAGCTTTACAAGCTCGTCCACTGAATCTGTCATTGTGGCGGAGAATAGCATGGTTTGTCGAGAGCGAGGACATGCTTTAATGATCTCCTCTAATTCATCGGTAAAACCCGCTTCAAGCATTCGGTCCGCCTCGTCGATAACCAAAACATCGAGAGCGGAAAGTGTAAAGCTCGGAGTGTTGGTAAGATGATCAATCAATCGTCCTGGAGTGGCAATAAGGATATCGGGTAGAGTACGGAGTGTATGTGCTTGGGCATTGAGGGAAAGACCACCGACCAAGAGGGCGAAACGGACGTCTAGGCCACCCTTCTCGGCTAGAGCCTTTCCAACAGCTTCACATTGGACTGCAAGCTCTCGCGTGGGACACAGAACGAGGACACGGCATGCGGCTCCTCCCTTGCCTCTGTCTCGATAACATAATCGTTCGAGGATGGGAACCATGAAGGCAGCGGTCTTACCGGAACCTGTCACAGCAGAACCGAGAATATCTCTGCCCAGAAGGGCAAGAGGGATGGCACGTGCCTGGATAGGTGTAGGTGCAGTGAATTGGAGGGAAGTGAGGGCTCGGAGAAGCGGACGAGAGAGGTTCATAGCGGTGAACGAAGTAGGGAGTGTAGGATCGGCTGTTGTTGGGTCCCACGAAAAGAATGCGTCTTTGCGAGCGATCTCAGCTGCAGTCTCTTCCTCGGATTCTGAATCAGAGTCGACGTCCTCATTTGTCTCCTGCGCATTGTCAtcgtcttcctcttcttcactctcATCTTCGCTTTCAAAGCCCTCGATTtcattctcatcctcttcgtcACTGTCCCCTTCAGTCATGTCAATGTCCATTTGGTCTTCTTCACTGTCGCCAGATGTCATGGCATCTGAGTTATCACTAAGatccccttcctcctcttcatcttcctcagCCAGGCCATCCTCGGAGGCAATGTCTTCATCTCGCTTTCTCTTTCGGTCCTTGAACGCTCTAATGGGCTTTCCACGTTTTCGCTCAATGATGTCGTCGACATTGATAGGCTATAATATGGATATCAGCAGTTGGATTTATAGTGTGTTGCCCAATGCTACGTACCTCATTACCCTTTTTCACGCCTTGAACTTCGTCCCCTCCCCAAAGGTCAAGTCCCTCAGATCTGCCTCCTCCGAAATCGAATTCAAAGTCGGGGTCTAACTCGTCGTCCTTAATCTTTGGTAGTCCGCTTGTCTCACCGTAGTTCGAGACTTCGTCATCGGAGTCAATGGTAGTGATAAAGTCGTCGGCCATAATGTATTCTTTTTTGGAGTTAAAAGGAGGCTAGATTATTACCATAACTGATTTATCATGTTTGACCTGCCCGCCCGTTCTCTCTTCTGTTCTTTCTTCTAACTTTTTTTACAGCGGCGAGAGCCGAATTAAATTTGCCCGCCTCCACCACTACCGACGGCGCACGCCGCTGCCGACAGAGAAGATAATTGAGGTGACCATGAATGAAGAACGAATGTGATGCATTTCCCCCTAGACTTGCTCTGTACGAAGTAGGGCATTCACCACGTCCATCACAAGCCCACCAGTCATTTTATCTCCAATAGAAAAACCTTGCGAACTCGGAGTTTCAACCCCATGCCAACTCTTATTCTCCCCGGGGAAACAGTCCCTATCCCATCGATATCAAAGGCCGTTGTGCTAGGTCCAGGCATCTCCCAATCGGCTCCAACCTTACAACCTCCCTCGAATGCCGCATCTGGATCTTCACCAGCTCCTGGATATATCGCAACGAGACTGGGGATGTTACATTCggggaaaggaaaggaaaagagtCAGAAATTATGGATAGAAGGAAACTCGAAGCGGGTTAGTTGCTGCCAATGCAAATGAGATCGGGCTGTAAGTTAACTGAAACTTGTAGTATATACCCGCGCAAAAAGATATTGTCTTGGGGATAATCATTGCCAGACATGCGGACGGATATCGTGTAGATTTGGGCTGTTCACAGATGGCCCAACTGGACGCTTTGGCATTTGAGGGTGCCACAAAGAGGAGCAAACCAAACCTCAAGGTGTGTTGCTTTCGATGGATGTCTGACTAGACGGAGACTAATGGATTCACTTGAAAAATAGGTTGGTACATTAGTGTTTGCGCGTGTGATGTCCGCTAGTCGCGATATGGAACCTGAACTTGAATGTTTTGATCCCAATACTGGCAAATCGGATGGTTTTGGCGAGTTGAAAGGAGGAGTGATGGTCAATGTAACCCTCCAACTGTGTAGACGGTAAGTATTTCCTTGCTTTTATGTCGACTGGCCCATAATAATCTGCAATGGTAGTCTTCTTGATAGGAACCACATTGTCTTGCCCACCATTGCCTCTGTTTTCCCCTTTGAGATTGCTATTGGTCTTAACGGTCGAGTGTGGATGAAGGCAGAGACGGTGGGCGAGACACTGGCAATGAAGCGTTTGATTGAAAGCGTGAATGATCACATCGTCCCGGTGGAAGAAAAGGCAGTCAAGCGGAAATTGCAAGAGTACCTGTCCTGAAGCTTGTATTTCCTTGGTCGTGGATGCATATAATTTCCAGCCCTTAAGGGAATCCCACCCAGCTTTTCTGTGTTGTCTGTCATTCCGGTGTCCAGCTCCCTACTTAATATACCAGACCACCATAAGCATAAATAACAGTAATACGTGTGTTAATACACAACTACTGCGTCGTGGCAATACGTAATGTACTCGTACGCGTACTGTAAACGTCACCATCTCGCCACCTCCACCTGCGTGGCTGAACTGCCAGCAACGAAAGACATGGACTGACCGATCGATGTGCTACTTATATCATTCTCTGCTTTCATCCTTATTCTTTCTCCGCTTTATCATCTGCTCGGGGTGTATGATCCTATAGATAATCATTCCATACCATGTGGTGGCCGTTCCAGTGGCTCTTCATCTACGTCTTGGGCGGCTTGACGTTCGTTCCTTTGGTTGTCGTCATTATCGTCGGTACGTCATGCGTTCAAGAGTCAGCTAGTCACTAACATTTTCTCCAAGTGTATGCCATAAAGTACGGGTCTTCCCCTATAGGGGATGATGATCCGTTCAAGCTTCGTAAAAATCAGCTGCAAAGTCAGACGGAGAAAGAGGAGCAACTGCAGAAGCATCATTCCAAAGACAAAACGACCGCTTCCGGAGTGCCTTCTGTATCCGGATGGCTGACGATTAGGCGTCAATTTTACCCCAATAGTACAGGTGGTGACCGTGACATTCCTTCATCAAACAAGGGAAGTGCCTCGACAGCAGTGGCTGGGTTTGTCGCGGCCTCCCCGGTAGAAGCACCGACTGAGGATGAAAACCCGGCGAAGCGATCAGCAGAG contains the following coding sequences:
- a CDS encoding Hypothetical protein (Similar to TIGR gene model, INSD accession AAW42936.1; CND02630) — translated: MSFRAPNLLRSTVGRRAGQALNLRSQVIRRRFATEGGPELGKPSPQRSSNTGYLLAGFGIAAAGAAYYFYSSGATARDSTGKADTAVRGAVATVEAKTGLRRGKDDYQKVYNRIAETLEKEGYDDGSLAPVLIRLAWHSSGTYNKEDGSGGSNYATMRFKPESDHSANNGLNVAREHMEKIKKEFPWISYGDLWTLGGVCAVQESGGPTIPWRPGRIDGYAAQVTPDGRLPDATQAQDHLRFIFNRMGFNDQEIVALSGAHAMGRCHTTRSGFDGPWTFSPVTFSNQYFALLRDEPWQWRKWNGPAQYEDKKTKTLMMLPTDMALVKDKSFKKYVDIYANDEEKFFNDFSKAFSKLIELGVPERQWAGEPWTMTTSE
- a CDS encoding ATP-dependent RNA helicase, putative (Similar to TIGR gene model, INSD accession AAW43165.1), translating into MADDFITTIDSDDEVSNYGETSGLPKIKDDELDPDFEFDFGGGRSEGLDLWGGDEVQGVKKGNEPINVDDIIERKRGKPIRAFKDRKRKRDEDIASEDGLAEEDEEEEGDLSDNSDAMTSGDSEEDQMDIDMTEGDSDEEDENEIEGFESEDESEEEEDDDNAQETNEDVDSDSESEEETAAEIARKDAFFSWDPTTADPTLPTSFTAMNLSRPLLRALTSLQFTAPTPIQARAIPLALLGRDILGSAVTGSGKTAAFMVPILERLCYRDRGKGGAACRVLVLCPTRELAVQCEAVGKALAEKGGLDVRFALLVGGLSLNAQAHTLRTLPDILIATPGRLIDHLTNTPSFTLSALDVLVIDEADRMLEAGFTDELEEIIKACPRSRQTMLFSATMTDSVDELVKLSLDKPIRVFVDPKRNTAKGLTQEFVRIRSDDSRSPSLLALCKRTIREKCIIFFRSKALAHQMRIVFGLFGLKAAELHGNLTQEQRLQALNDFKASTVDYLLATDLASRGLDIKGVETVINYDMPGQLAQYTHRVGRTARAGRKGRSISLVGEADRKMLKAAIKQAEADQVRHRIIPSEAVTAMKEKLEGFKDDIQEILKEEKEEKLLRQADMEIKKGQNMVEHEAEIFSRPARTWFQSGKEKQASKNAGKDAYVGSFPSKDKSTETEKEKLKRGKYDGLSRRLKRRKMAIEEDAADAAAARKTEMGIRAAKKNALPRKITESQPRLDKAGKGKDKKGGKAKRVTGGKGSAFDSEGKKSHEGMRAKPAKVNLDKGKKKGVKGKGKK
- a CDS encoding exosome non-catalytic core subunit RRP40 (Similar to TIGR gene model, INSD accession AAW42934.1); translation: MPTLILPGETVPIPSISKAVVLGPGISQSAPTLQPPSNAASGSSPAPGYIATRLGMLHSGKGKEKSQKLWIEGNSKRYIPAQKDIVLGIIIARHADGYRVDLGCSQMAQLDALAFEGATKRSKPNLKVGTLVFARVMSASRDMEPELECFDPNTGKSDGFGELKGGVMVNVTLQLCRRLLDRNHIVLPTIASVFPFEIAIGLNGRVWMKAETVGETLAMKRLIESVNDHIVPVEEKAVKRKLQEYLS